From the genome of Aspergillus fumigatus Af293 chromosome 1, whole genome shotgun sequence, one region includes:
- a CDS encoding putative quinate pathway repressor protein QutR: protein MSLLARPAKRKLDEVERIEAPKRHLSARGSRSHGIASDAIQPSILTPELDAALPRPESCPRHEQSETSGEHHWYPNSPRTLNSNLASPTRLESPTQPQRVFSPNASIVLIGIRGTGKSSLAVILAATSGKRMIDADQYFQQVTGRSRAAFKKEYDLTEYRQQEARVMESMLAEHKEGCVIACGPGSMERSGQQLLREYAKTHPVIHIIRDPESIQSYLKAWDTVKVRRFLELSGPVYRACSNLEFFNVSEKGFTDYAGKDNHNHSPLDLELDQRSQASTPFLTLKRLQRDFLKFVAFATGDSTILSGQQASFPLSMQPVESRMYTYAVTVPISSLFERELDIEDLESTADAFELKVDIAEGASDGQGIDSALADRISQAVATIRRNIVIPLIYHVESSLTPVGSPVQHNGPLRRSDDAYLSLIKHGLRLAPEYLTVDLSYSDDILSQVIASKGTSKVIGHFAWSHPCPKGWEDAEPLAMYERARRLGCDMVRLTQPATTIEDNFAVERFRHHVRGLPWQLPVIAFNTTPLGRMSSCFNPVLTSVTPPPLLAEMQSKSLPSLTLREAQEALYASFALDPMQFFVFGANVTYSLSPAMHNAAFKACGIPHKYTIYQSPSLRGLNELVENPYFGGTSVSLPYKTEVIPLLHSMSPHARAIGAVNTLIPIRKFPDGVDTAIESSLYLEKSRAGPTKALHGDNTDWIGIGNCFRRGLSPANAIRPSSTGLVIGAGGMARAAVYSMIHLGVQNIFIYNRTKANAEKLAHHYNRQNLLAHGWGGPNSRSKVHTLQSLQDDWPAEYKPPTVICSCIPAHSIGGVPAPNFQLPSQWLGSPTGGVVVELAYKPLNTPLMKQMRALSHRGWVALDGLDVLPEQGFAQFELFTGRRAPRRVMRRIVLQEYKEVEGQDEQSAIQSRLENLDGQPT from the exons ATGTCGCTCCTAGCGAGGCCGGCGAAGCGCAAGTTGGATGAGGTTGAGCGGATTGAGGCACCGAAAAGACACCTTTCTGCACGGGGCAGTCGCAGCCATGGCATCGCCTCAGACGCGATCCAACCATCAATCCTCACACCTGAACTTGATGCTGCTCTTCCTAGGCCCGAATCTTGTCCGAGGCACGAACAGTCGGAGACATCTGGCGAACATCATTGGTACCCAAACTCTCCGCGCACATTGAACTCAAATCTCGCATCCCCAACACGCCTCGAAAGTCCTACGCAACCACAGAGGGTCTTTTCTCCTAATGCGTCAATTGTATTGATTGGTATCCGCGGTACTGGCAAATCCAGTCTCGCCGTCATTCTCGCCGCGACCTCGGGAAAACGGATGATCGATGCGGATCAGTATTTCCAGCAGGTGACGGGTCGTTCCCGGGCTGCATTCAAGAAGGAATATGATCTCACTGAATATCGTCAGCAGGAGGCCCGAGTGATGGAGTCAATGCTTGCAGAACACAAAGAGGGGTGTGTCATTGCGTGTGGACCTGGATCCATGGAGCGCAGCGGGCAGCAATTGCTGCGAGAATATGCGAAGACGCATCCTGTCATCCACATTATTCGAGATCCCGAAAGCATCCAGTCGTATTTAAAAGCCTGGGATACGGTCAAAGTTCGCCGGTTTCTGGAGCTTTCTGGCCCGGTATATCGGGCTTGTTCAAACCTGGAGTTTTTCAATGTCTCAGAGAAGGGTTTCACGGATTACGCGGGAAAAGACAACCATAATCACTCGCCTCTGGACTTGGAACTCGATCAGCGATCCCAAGCTTCGACTCCCTTCTTGACTCTTAAGCGGTTACAGCGCGATTTTTTGAAATTTGTTGCCTTTGCAACCGGTGACAGTACCATCCTGAGTGGTCAGCAAGCCTCGTTCCCCCTGTCGATGCAGCCGGTTGAGTCTCGTATGTATACCTACGCTGTGACTGTGCCAATATCATCCTTGTTTGAGCGCGAATTGGAcattgaggatctggaaTCCACCGCCGATGCCTTTGAGCTCAAGGTGGATATAGCGGAAGGTGCTTCCGACGGCCAGGGCATTGACTCGGCTCTGGCAGACAGAATTAGTCAAGCTGTGGCAACTATCCGGCGAAACATCGTCATTCCCCTGATATACCATGTCGAAAGTAGCTTAACCCCTGTAGGTTCTCCTGTGCAACACAACGGGCCCTTACGCCGCTCGGATGATGCATACCTGAGTCTGATCAAACACGGGTTACGACTAGCTCCTGAGTACTTGACTGTCGATCTCTCCTACAGCGATGATATTTTATCACAGGTCATTGCTTCCAAGGGGACGAGCAAAGTGATCGGGCATTTCGCGTGGTCCCATCCGTGCCCAAAGGGTTGGGAGGATGCGGAACCACTGGCAATGTATGAACGAGCCAGACGACTAGGATGCGATATGGTTCGGTTGACACAGCCGGCAACGACAATCGAGGATAATTTCGCAGTTGAAAGATTTCGCCACCATGTTAGAGGTCTTCCGTGGCAGCTACCTGTGATAGCCTTCAATACCACCCCTCTGGGCAGAATGTCGAGCTGCTTCAACCCCGTTCTCACATCCGTGACACCTCCACCGCTGTTAGCAGAGATGCAGTCCAAGTCATTACCCTCTCTCACCTTGCGTGAGGCGCAAGAAGCACTCTACGCCTCGTTCGCTCTGGATCCGATGCAGTTTTTTGTCTTTGGCGCGAACGTCACATACAGCCTGTCCCCTGCGATGCACAATGCAGCCTTCAAAGCATGTGGCATACCGCATAAATATACCATATATCAGTCGCCTTCCCTGCGAGGTTTGAATGAATTGGTCGAGAACCCCTATTTCGGCGGGACAAGTGTCAGTCTGCCCTACAAGACAGAAGTCATTCCCCTTCTCCACTCCATGTCACCGCATGCTCGGGCTATCGGAGCTGTGAACACGTTGATACCCATCCGGAAGTTTCCCGATGGCGTGGATACCGCTATTGAGTCCTCCCTTTATCTTGAGAAGAGCCGGGCTGGTCCCACCAAGGCGTTGCACGGAGATAACACCGACTGGATCGGGATAGGAAATTGCTTCAGAAGAGGTCTGTCTCCTGCAAATGCCATCCGTCCGTCGTCCACAGGTCTGGTCATTGGAGCGGGCGGTATGGCTCGGGCGGCAGTGTACTCAATGATCCACCTAGGGGTGCAAAACATCTTCATCTACAATCGTACCAAGGCCAACGCAGAGAAGTTGGCTCACCACTATAACCGACAGAATCTTTTGGCGCATGGATGGGGAGGGCCGAACTCTCGCTCGAAAGTCCACACCCTACAATCCTTGCAGGATGACTGGCCTGCCGAGTACAAGCCGCCAACCGTCATTTGCAGCTGCATACCTGCTCATAGTATCGGAGGAGTGCCAGCTCCCAACTTTCAGTTACCTTCGCAATGGCTTGGGAGCCCTACCGGAGGCGTAGTAGTGGAG CTGGCCTACAAACCTCTGAATACCCCGCTCATGAAGCAAATGCGCGCCCTTTCCCATCGAGGCTGGGTTGCCCTTGATGGGCTCGATGTTCTCCCAGAGCAGGGATTTGCACAATTTGAGCTTTTCACGGGTCGTCGTGCTCCACGGCGAGTAATGCGCCGGATCGTGTTGCAGGAATACAAGGAAGTGGAAGGACAAGATGAGCAAAGCGCCATCCAAAGTAGGCTTGAAAATCTAGACGGACAGCCCACTTGA
- a CDS encoding putative cytosolic Cu/Zn superoxide dismutase, producing the protein MQSILTILVLLGLSVSSTAVAVSPNDTFAPVVTNDNDAGDVLYQATLPHRQNTTLRGWVTLFAPRDGDGVKVHADFWGIPDNEALAYYIHEDPVPADGNCYRTGNPFDPYGSGDKAACNMTRPQTCQIGDLSGKHGPIVTAHHQGFEARYNDLYLSAKPGEPAYFGNRSIVVHRMSDNERLSCANFVLVTRPGLLPVALNVPLTSYSPFGFDVKEVRADKP; encoded by the exons ATGCAATCCATCCTCACAattcttgttcttctgggGCTCAGCGTCTCATCAACTGCCGTGGCCGTCTCTCCAAACGACACCTTTGCTCCCGTGGTGACAAATGACAATGACGCCGGCGACGTTCTGTACCAGGCCACTCTCCCACATAGACAGAACACGACCCTGCGCGGCTGGGTCACTCTCTTCGCACCCCGAGACGGGGACGGCGTCAAAGTCCATGCTGACTTCTGGGGTATCCCCGACAATGAAGCCCTAG CATACTACATCCACGAGGACCCCGTCCCCGCCGATGGCAACTGCTACCGAACCGGTAACCCCTTCGACCCGTACGGAAGCGGAGACAAGGCTGCCTGCAACATGACGAGACCGCAGACTTGCCAGATCGGCGACTTGAGCGGGAAACACGGACCCATCGTCACGGCTCATCATCAGGGATTTGAAGCGCGGTACAATGACCTCTACCTATCGGCGAAGCCGGGTGAGCCTGCCTATTTCGGGAATCGGTCAATTGTCGTGCATCGGATGTCGGATAATGAGAGGTTGAGCTGTGCAAATTTTGTGCTGGTGACTCGACCTGGACTACTGCCTGTTGCTCTGAA CGTGCCTCTGACCTCATACTCACCGTTTGGCTTTGACGTAAAAGAAGTACGTGCAGATAAGCCTTGA
- a CDS encoding putative flavin-binding monooxygenase, which yields MTLAQNHYVIQLPVTPITIGAVNPRDIAQQWLTNLEIQLGTSPVPELKLKLSELFHEDSWWRDMLALDWDFHTIHTVSEIEQYISRNQPRARLTSFRLQHDGRFQPKIETPVEGLRWISSMFFFESRVGRGTGVLRLTQDEAGVWKAYSLYTSLQELRGFEESVGVRRPKGTIESMPGNTSKENWLERRRGQLEFKNEEPTALLVGAGQAGLNMAARLQALGISCLVVDRNERIGDNWRKRYRTLVTHDPVEFTHMAYLPFPRNWPQFTPKDKLADWFEAYASIMELNVWLKTNVKSAEYDDSTAQWTVTVVRVDTGSERVLHPRHIVWCTGHSGEPKIPTFPNQAHFKGTIYHGSQHHDASDYDVKGKKVVVVGTGNSGHDIAQNFYENGADVTMLQRRGTYVITAAKGVLMQHEGLHEENGPSTEEADIISESLPYPVKFALDVHFTKRAYEAEKDILNGLKAAGFELDFGVDGAGISRAYMTRGGGYYIDVGCSQLIADGKIKIKRSPEGIAGFNDRGLLLRDGSALDADIVVLATGYDNMRTTVRKILGNRVADRCKDVWDLDEEGEVNAMWRPSGHPGFWFMGGNLALCRIYSKFLALQIKAIEVGLASQDTVHAKL from the exons ATGACTCTCGCCCAAAACCACTACGTGATACAACTCCCCGTAACCCCCATTACCATCGGGGCAGTAAATCCCCGCGATATCGCCCAGCAATGGCTCACAAATCTGGAGATCCAACTGGGCACATCCCCAGTCCCCGAGCTCAAGCTCAAGCTCTCAGAGCTCTTCCATGAGGACTCATGGTGGCGCGACATGCTAGCTCTAGACTGGGACTTCCACACCATCCACACCGTCTCTGAGATCGAGCAGTACATCAGCCGGAACCAGCCACGAGCCCGTCTCACATCCTTCCGTCTCCAGCACGATGGCAGGTTCCAGCCTAAAATCGAGACGCCGGTTGAAGGACTACGGTGGATTTCAtcgatgttcttcttcgagaGTCGGGTGGGACGTGGCACGGGTGTGCTGCGGCTGACTCAGGATGAGGCCGGTGTGTGGAAGGCGTACTCGCTCTACACGAGTTTGCAGGAGTTGAGGGGCTTTGAGGAATCTGTGGGTGTACGACGCCCGAAGGGGACCATCGAGTCGATGCCGGGGAATACGAGTAAAGAGAATTGGCTGGAGAGACGCCGGGGGCAGCTTGAGTTCAAAAACGAGGAGCCTACAGCGCTCCTTGTTGGTGCTG GACAGGCTGGTCTCAATATGGCCGCTCGGTTGCAAGCACTCGGGATCTCATGTCTCGTAGTCGACCGCAACGAGAGAATTGGTGACAACTGGCGGAAGCGGTACAGG ACCCTTGTGACGCACGACCCGGTAGAGTTCACACACATGGCCTACCTCCCCTTCCCGCGGAATTGGCCCCAGTTCACCCCCAAAGACAAACTCGCAGATTGGTTTGAAGCATACGCCAGTATCATGGAGCTGAACGTATGGCTGAAGACAAACGTCAAGTCGGCCGAATACGATGACTCGACGGCCCAATGGACCGTCACCGTCGTCCGCGTGGATACCGGTTCGGAGCGAGTCCTCCATCCCCGGCACATCGTCTGGTGTACCGGCCACTCGGGGGAGCCAAAGATCCCCACTTTCCCGAACCAGGCGCACTTCAAAGGGACGATCTACCACGGTAGCCAGCACCACGATGCATCCGACTATGATgtgaagggaaagaaggtgGTTGTTGTGGGGACCGGAAACAGCGGCCATGACATCGCGCAGAACTTCTACGAGAACGGAGCGGACGTGACTATGCTGCAGCGCCGCGGGACGTATGTCATCACAGCGGCCAAAGGGGTGTTGATGCAGCACGAAGGGCTGCACGAGGAGAACGG TCCGTCCactgaagaagcagacatCATCTCCGAATCGCTCCCGTACCCGGTAAAGTTTGCTCTAGACGTGCATTTCACGAAACGCGCCTACGAAGCCGAGAAAGACATCTTAAACGGGCTCAAGGCTGCTGGCTTCGAGCTCGACTTTGGCGTTGACGGGGCGGGTATCTCCCGCGCGTACATGACCCGTGGCGGAGGGTATTACATTGACGTCGGCTGCAGCCAACTTATCGCCGAcggcaagatcaagatcaagaggAGCCCTGAGGGGATAGCGGGGTTCAACGACCGTGGGCTGCTCCTGAGAGACGGGAGCGCATTAGACGCGGATATCGTCGTGCTGGCCACGGGATACGACAATATGCGAACAACAGTGCGCAAGATATTGGGCAATCGAGTCGCGGATAGGTGCAAGGATGTCTGGGAcctggacgaggagggtGAGGTCAATGCG ATGTGGCGGCCAAGTGGCCATCCGGGATTCTGGTTCATGGGTGGAAACTTGGCCCTGTGCCGGATTTATTCCAAGTTCCTTGCGCTGCAGATCAAAGCGATTGAGGTGGGTCTGGCATCGCAGGATACAGTGCATGCCAAGCTGTGA
- a CDS encoding DUF3405 domain-containing protein yields the protein MVNQTRKRSGTHASSYIPDTRHQVVDVEKQPHRTHYTHHDHRSSIESDSGDDSLTSSSASSRRPMLNGAASARRSRAPGGYYRVPNRIMRYLCLALFSALVLFILALFRFTITSDAKQVALELPKVAPKPPQWESFPFLKRYHGGIRTLIPRNESVPEYPSDGMEEMAMGSDNNKGQANIETRGQEALMSSLVFNPYPDYDSDEYKKKYGEKRECFLDEQETIRIPPVQHYPGVPRGFPDAVMGSNTMLGIKDDVCFERFGRLGPYGFGYSVRKGGVGAGLEGHREGAERVWDDLPPVDFRHVDWAAAQNRCVALNSHRFKDLPQPRLNRFLSLPVGVPKSSSQSQEKDEASQSKADRLPRTAVVIRTWHDFHFTPDDILYLRSLISELSLLSGGEYTIHFLVHVKDGNLQIWSDDETYERVLNDALPAEFRGMGTLWSEQQMALIYPGLEETWTRGLPVHGVYRSTFMPMQYFAYQHPEYDFYWNWEMDVRYTGHWYHLFDKVGSWAREQPRKLLWERNARFYVPSVHGSWEDFRHTVRVQTESGTNSPNNLWSAAAKYGSDPSSGDRQALHRQGDKPIWGPERPDERDILEVDGEGIPQTTMEKDQNEWGVGEEADLIVFNPLYDPEGTTWLLRDDVTGYNKENGMPPRRTAIITASRLSRKLLLTMHKETSLKRHTMFSEMWPATTALHHGFKAVFVPHSVYIDRRWPTKYLESVFNAGRNGASGGARTSVFGDREHNFRGTTWFYSAGFSPNLWRRWLGYKVDNDGGEQEELAGEGRMCLPPMLLHPIKDVQMVIDDGASDMLGAS from the coding sequence ATGGTCAACCAGACAAGGAAGCGCTCCGGCACACATGCCTCGTCTTATATCCCAGACACTCGCCATCAAGTAGTGGACGTTGAGAAGCAGCCGCATCGCACACATTATACCCACCATGACCATCGCAGTTCGATAGAGTCGGACAGCGGCGACGACTCCCTCACTTCTTCCTCTGCCAGCTCGCGTCGGCCAATGTTGAATGGTGCGGCTTCGGCGCGGCGCTCTCGAGCACCGGGTGGTTACTATCGTGTCCCGAATCGGATAATGCGATACCTGTGCCTGGCTCTATTCTCTGCACTAGTTTTGTTCATCCTCGCCCTTTTCCgcttcaccatcacctcgGATGCGAAGCAAGTCGCCCTCGAGCTGCCAAAGGTGGCGCCCAAACCGCCTCAATGGGAGAGCTTCCCTTTTCTGAAACGGTATCATGGTGGTATTCGAACACTGATCCCGCGGAACGAATCGGTACCCGAATATCCAAGTGACggaatggaggagatggccatGGGCTCGGACAACAATAAGGGTCAGGCTAACATTGAAACCAGAGGTCAGGAAGCCTTGATGTCGAGTTTGGTGTTCAACCCATACCCAGATTACGATTCAGATGAGTACAAGAAGAAGTATGGTGAGAAGCGCGAATGCTTCCTCGATGAGCAGGAGACGATTCGCATTCCCCCGGTGCAGCATTACCCTGGAGTACCCCGTGGGTTTCCGGATGCAGTGATGGGGTCAAATACAATGCTAGGTATCAAGGACGATGTTTGCTTCGAACGGTTTGGGCGCCTTGGTCCCTACGGTTTCGGATACAGTGTTAGGAAAGGTGGTGTCGGTGCAGGCCTGGAGGGCCACCGTGAAGGCGCAGAACGTGTATGGGATGATTTGCCCCCTGTAGACTTTCGTCACGTCGACTGGGCTGCTGCTCAGAACAGATGCGTGGCCCTCAATAGCCACCGCTTCAAGGACCTCCCTCAGCCGCGGCTGAATcgctttctctccttgcCCGTGGGGGTTCCAAAGTcctcttctcaatctcaggAAAAGGATGAAGCATCCCAGTCGAAAGCGGATCGTCTACCTCGAACGGCAGTGGTAATTCGGACATGGCACGATTTTCACTTCACGCCTGATGACATTCTGTACTTGCGCTCCCTGATCTCGGAGCTCTCATTGCTGTCTGGAGGAGAGTATACCATTCATTTCTTAGTCCATGTCAAAGATGGAAACTTGCAAATCTGGTCGGACGACGAGACCTACGAGCGCGTGCTCAACGATGCTCTTCCGGCAGAATTCCGCGGCATGGGTACTCTTTGGTCGGAACAGCAGATGGCTCTCATTTATCCTGGGTTGGAAGAAACATGGACGCGTGGATTGCCTGTCCACGGTGTATACCGAAGCACGTTCATGCCAATGCAGTACTTCGCATACCAACATCCAGAGTACGACTTCTACTGGAACTGGGAGATGGACGTGCGATACACAGGCCACTGGTACCATTTATTCGACAAAGTGGGCAGCTGGGCGCGAGAACAGCCGCGCAAATTGCTGTGGGAGAGGAATGCTCGCTTTTATGTTCCCTCTGTCCATGGATCCTGGGAGGATTTCCGACATACAGTCCGTGTGCAAACTGAGAGTGGTACCAACAGCCCGAACAACTTATGGAGTGCGGCCGCCAAATATGGCTCGGATCCGTCCTCTGGAGACAGACAGGCTCTCCATCGTCAAGGTGACAAGCCAATCTGGGGACCCGAACGCCCCGATGAGCGGGATATTCTGGAGGTGGACGGAGAAGGCATCCCCCAGACGACGATGGAGAAGGATCAGAACGAATGGGGAGTAGGTGAGGAGGCAGACCTTATTGTCTTCAACCCTCTATATGATCCGGAGGGCACGACCTGGCTTCTTCGCGATGATGTGACCGGGTACAATAAGGAGAACGGTATGCCTCCTCGACGGACAGCTATCATTACCGCGTCTCGACTGTCGCGCAAGCTGCTCCTCACTATGCACAAGGAGACAAGTCTTAAACGGCATACCATGTTCTCTGAGATGTGGCCTGCCACCACTGCGTTGCATCACGGCTTCAAAGCGGTCTTTGTGCCGCATTCCGTATACATCGACCGTCGCTGGCCGACGAAGTACCTCGAATCCGTTTTCAACGCCGGCCGCAACGGTGCATCTGGTGGAGCTCGAACTTCCGTGTTCGGTGACCGGGAGCATAACTTCCGCGGAACTACCTGGTTCTACTCTGCTGGCTTCTCACCGAATCTCTGGCGGCGTTGGCTCGGCTACAAAGTCGATAATGACGGCGGCGAGCAGGAAGAATTGGCTGGAGAGGGAAGAATGTGTCTTCCACCTATGCTCTTACATCCGATCAAAGATGTGCAAATGGTCATTGATGACGGCGCGAGCGATATGCTTGGAGCCTCTTAA